The nucleotide window TTTGACAAAAGCTTCTTCTTAGGCATGAAAATTAAGACTGATACTCCAATAGCAAAGAAGGCTCGAGAAGGGGTGATGGAGTTTTTGCTGATGAATCATCCCTTGGATTGTCCAATTTGCGATCAGGGAGGAGAATGTGATCTGCAGGATCAGTCTATGGCATTTGGATCTGACCGCGGCCGTTTCACTGAGGTTAAGAGATCTGTAGTTGATAAGAATCTTGGACCTTTGGTGAAGACTGTAATGACTCGGTGTATTCAATGTACAAGGTTAGAATCCAGCATTACCTCTTCTTATACACCACATATTCACTACAGTTCTAGTGAATTGTATAATGTTTTGGTAAAACTTTCTTCTAGTATAAtcattttatggtaaaaaaatCACTTATATTATTCTTTCATGCCTTGGTTAAAAGCATGAGTTATTGAATGattgattttgttgttgttgtcagtGTTAGTGGAATTTAGTGATGCAAAGTATTGTTGCATTTTAACCTCTAAAGTGCACAACCTCTAGGAGTTGTTAGTCCATCCCTAGTGTTTTGTGTAGTCCATGATGTGTCCTCTAGGTGTGGTAGAGTAAGTTTTCAAATTAACAACCATACATCACATATTTGATACGCTTTAAGTTTAGTCACCTGATTATAAATATTTACTTGGTTTGGCTGTTGTGAAACAGGTGAAAATGAATTCCCTCAATTGAATTATCTATAGTTTACtaattgaaaataattttatatttgatAAAGTGTGTGAGTGAGATACTTGTAGCCCTCTGCATCTCAATCACCACATGTTTAAATTGATAACTTTCTTTGTTTGAGAAAATTTATCCAACATAGTTTTTTCCTTAACTAAAAGATGTGGAGTCCTCCCCATTTTCTTCACATCAACTGTTCTAGAAACCATGAGGACATAATTGGTCTCAAGCATATTCGAGTTCTCTTTTTTGTATTCTATATGCTAGTTAGCATTTGAAACAGAAAACTGGGGCTTTGTCGatttctgcttcttcttttttcctggtaagaaaaataattttgaaatgTGGCTTTGTCTTATCAGAATATTTATTTAGTTCATTtggagatattttttttttttttacttgtgtTTTTCATGGTGCTGCTTTTTAGAAAGCCCGTTGAGCCAAGTTTGGACCATATCCATGATCATGTGTTATCAAGTTAACAACCTAATAATACAATTTCTTAGCACCTTACTTCTATTATCATGCATGGAGTACTAAGTTACCTTTCTAAGTCTGATGGGAGTGGTTCGGGTTGTATGTTTTTACTTCTTTGTTATCATGTGGTTACTGCTTCAAGTACACTTTTCTCTAGTAATAATACTAGGGTTTTGATATTTGACAATTGAAAATGTAGGCATTGAGTTTTTGATGTATCAGAAAACAGTTACATCATTCACCTTGGCTTGGATGGCACTCATCTTTTTAATTGTAGTTACAAGCTTCTGATGTATAGAGCTCTTTTGATTGAACAGGTGTGTCAGATTTGCAACAGAGGTTGCTGGGGTTCAGGACCTTGGCATGTTAGGTCGTGGCAGCGGAGAGGAAATTGGGACTTATGTTGAAAAACTTATGACAAGTGAGCTTTCTGGAAATGTGATAGATATCTGTCCTGTGGGAGCCCTAACCTCAAAACCGTTTGCATTTAAAGCCCGAAATTGGGAATTAAAGGGAACAGAGACCATTGATGTTACTGATGCCGTTGGATCCAACATTCGAATTGATAGCCGAGGTCCAGAGGTCTTGCGCATTGTCCCACGATTAAATGAGGTAGTTTTTGTTAGACTACTGCTGATGATTGTTATCCCTGAGACTAGCTTTCTTTTCCGCAATACTAATATATGCCAAAGATGCTTTAACATAACTTCGAAACTTACATACACTAACATTTTTAGCATACAATGCAAGGGCTGATagtactcatttttaatttctcCAATACGTGTTtcttcaaataaaaaatgtatAATAAGTAAAGTTGTCCCAAGTGTTTCTGttaaaacaaaagttttttGAGGGACTTTTTATGGTTATTCAGGATACAAATTGTTTGATACAACTAAATTGCTACAAGTTACTTGATGGACCGTGCATACCTAAATTGTTCAACCATAAATGCAAGAACACTATCCATAACATTTTAATTGCAACCTAATCTTAAGTCCTGATAATTCAATAGAGCTACCTTTGGACTAcccaaaacattttaattgcAACCCAACCTTAAGTCCGAGTGAAGAAATTTATCCTAGTTTGGTCTTAGTGTTAACCTTGAATGCCTGCACCTGTCATGTTTCAATCTGGTCTCGGTTATTTAAATCTATCTCCACTATCTTGAGtccatatattttgttttaattttgccTTCTGCTAATAAATCTGCAAGTCGcccatatttttaaattctTCTTTAACACCAATTGAGGTATCAAATTACATGCACGTCATAAAATTTGCCAATCTACTTGAGTGCACTAGCACCTCTTATGAATAGACACTGAAGTTTAAAATGTGTGGGTGTTGTCCTCCACCCTTTTATAGTAATCCTTCCTTTGTATACTATATTTGCTTACCACCACTTGCAGGACATAAATGAAGAATGGATATCAGACAAGACTCGATTCTGTTATGATGGTTTGAAGAGGCAGAGGTTAAATGACCCTATGATTCGTGGTGCTGATGGGCGCTTTAAGCCTGTGAGCTGGCGTGATGCCCTTGCTGTAGTTGCCGAGATGGCTCATCAAGTTAAACCAGAGGAGATCGTTGGGGTTGCTGGTCAGCTATCTGATGCTGAGTCTATGATGGCACTGAAAGACTTCTTAAATAAAATGGGGTCAAACAATGTCTGGTGTGAAGCAAATGGTTCGAACCATGATGCTGATCTTCGATCCGGATATATTCTGAATAGTACCATTGCTGGTCTTGAGAAAGCAGATGCTTTTCTGTTGGTTGGTACCCAGGTATGTTTCTAGCCATCTAATCTTAGTTTCTGCAGTCCTGTGCAAGTGATTTGCACCTGTCTCTTACATGTTTGTATGACATGCTAAAGATTTGTGGATGCGTGAGTGGAttaattgtgtttttaagtatatTCGCGTAGAGcaattcatactttcattttatgtttaccAGCCAAGGGTAGAAGCTGCTATTGTAAATGCTAGAATCCGGAAGACGGTGCAAGCTAACCACGCCAAGGTTGGGTACGTTGGCCCTCCAGCTGATTTCAACTACGATCACGAGCATCTAGGCACAGGCCCTCAGACACTTCTAGAAATTGCTGAACGTCGTCACCCATTTTCCTCAGTCCTCGCAAATGCTAAAAACCCTGCCATCATTGTTGGTGCTGGGGTCTTTGAGAGAAAAGACAAGGATGCAATTTTTTCTGCTGTTGAAGCCATTGGAAAATACGCTAATGTTGTAAGGCCTGATTGGAATGGATTCAATGTACTGCTTCTCAAAGCCGCCCAGGCTGCAGCACTTGACCTTGGGCTTGTGCCAGAATCTGAAAACAGCATCGAGTCTGCAAAGTTTGTTTACCTGATGGGCGCTGATGATACCAACTTGGAGAAGGTTCCAAGTGATGcatttgtggtttatcaagggcATCATGGGGACCGAGGTGTGTATCGTGCTAACGTCATCCTTCCTGCTGCAGCATTCAGTGAAAAGGAAGGAACATACGTAAACACTGAAGGGTGCTCACAGCAAACAGTACCTGCAGTTCCGACTGTCGGTGATGCCAGGGATGACTGGAAGATAATTCGGGCTCTATCTGAGGTGGCAGGCGTGCGGCTGCCATATGATACGCTTGGGGCAATCCGATCCCGGATCAGGACAGTGGCACCAAACATTTTGCAAGTAGACGAGAGAGAGCCAGCTACCTTTTCATTATCGATTAAGCCCGAATCCACTCAAAAAGTGGATACCACTCCATTTGGGACTGCAGTTGAGAATTTCTACATGACCGATTCGATCACCAGGGCTTCGAAGATAATGGCACAATGCAGTTCATTGCTCCTGAAGAAGTGATGAGTGGATTTTTGTTATTTGAATAAAGTCGCAGATTCACATATTTTTCTCCTAATATGTTTATTGGGTGGTTGTAAGGCCCTGTTTAGCCAGAGTTGGAAGTACTTCCAATAAACTACTTTTAGGCTTTTGTTTCATTGTAATTCAAATGAGATGTAATAGCATTTTCTCTGTACAACTGTTTGCATAtataatttgggatttttcattCCATTTTTGTTTCATGTTTATTGAATATACGCAACTGAAATTCCTCACCACCTTCACCGGCTCAAAGTTGAAGAATAAACAAAAACTATGCCAGCTAAACTCAAAAGTTTTTGATGCGGCTAAGTTGGCTAAAACAGTGTGCTCCGTAGAGAGTTTCAGCTATTGCTATGGAGGCTGTCGAAGAGATAGAACAAATGATCTCTTGCAGTTCTATCTATATAGGTGAAGATCAGTTTGGTCACCAAAATCACACCTTTCCGAAACCAATTTTTGATGCAATTGAAAAGGAAGTTCTcaattgaaagaaagaaaaattgatttCCCCCTTACAATGATTAAAACAATGAATGAATCTGAATAGGTTGAAACAGGATTGCACACTTGTCGTGGGATTGTAACTCAAATGACTAATATCACGTACGTAACTCCGTGACAATGCGTACGCACATGATTGCTCGATTGTCGATGACATGGACCTAGGAACTCACCCCTTAGGTTCATAGATTAGTAGTTATGTAAAACCGCCTAGGTTAAGaaaaaaagagtaatgctaggtaggCCAACTTTTAAgatcaaatttgtaaaccaTGTGATATATCACCAAATTCCCATTTATTCTTTCCCGACCGCTTAGGGTTATAGAGTTTGGCACCAATTGTGCTTGGATCAAATCGTATACGAGACTACTGACAGATCCGCATAGGAGCCAATATATGCAATTGCCCCCCTCACCACTTGTTTCTGGTTCTGGCCTGCTGGCCATGCCTTGATTTGGTCTTGTATGTTAGTGATTGTCTctcttaataaatttaataaatttggTCATTCATAAGGACACCACAGAAGAGACCAATTGGGCTTGATGGTCGTGAATTTTTAGATTGGCCATGTTACAAACTATTGACAAGATCATGTTATAAACTATTCTTGCTTATTAGAGAGGCCGACTCGAACTCAACTGCAAATAGTAAACAGTGGAAATATTCTTCTGACTAAACGCTCGTTTGAAagtgtttattaaataatgtgaAACACTCTTGGTGAAATTGTCTTTGGCCTCCAAAAGCGTTATGTAGGAATcactttaattatttttccaATATCTACTTGCTTTTTTTAGTAAAGATcaattccaaaaacactttcttCAAAAGTGATTTcgatcattttaaaaatacttccaaACGAGTCATAACTGACATAAAATTAACCTGATGATTAACCATATGAAAATCATGTAACTCATATATCTTAAACAATTACATACATAAAACATCAAAAGTAGGCCTACAAATCGCAACAGACACACTCCGTCCCTCCTATCTCTTGCACTTTATTACTTATTCAAAAGTCAACACTATAAACAAAGGGAAAACTGCAATACCTGTTAGCAGCGCATATGAAACAGCAATAGTAAGCAAGCAAGCCCTCCCCCCGCATAAGAGTATGAGATGAGAGTTTCGTTCAGCTTTTTCTTTATCCTCGAAGAAGAAGACTGACCCCAAACGAAATTGTGCACCCTATAAGCCCGAATATAGCCAAGAACCCGTATTTCCTATCATTTTACAATAACAATGTGTAAATTAAGTGTGATATGTTATGGTGCTGGTCACATAataaaaatttgtatttttgataaatgaaatctTATTGATCTGAATATATTATCGGTCAATATTTACAATCTAATAACATAAAATATCATGCGAGATAGATATTATCAAAAGAATATGGCTTAAAAttgcgcatatatatatatatatatatatatatatatgctaaaCAAACCCTAAGGCCTCATTTAGTGAGAGGATGTACATTGTAGGATTATTCACACTAAAATGACAAACTTTTCTTTACAAGTAACTTTAAATTTGGACAAAACGAAAAAAATTGTCATCTACTTCTTCATTCAAAATACATTCAATATAGTAAATCATTCCAAAATAAATCCCTTTTTAACAGACGAGGACTAATAGTTCATCTACACTCCCATCTCAAATTTCTCGATACCTCCATTTCTCTATTATGAAAATGAGGTGAGTGCATAATGAGTACCAATTAAAATCcatttagtttgatttcacCTTACAACATTATTATCACTACGAATCGCACCCCTTTATCATGATGCTTTTAtattaaatggttttttttttttctattttgttgAGTTCCAAATTAAACGGATCTTTACCGATATCCAATAGCAACCTAATAAATTGATTTACCACATCTACATACGACTATTCTAAAATACGAATGACAAATATACCCGATGGCGAGGCGGTTTATGGGGTCACCGGTGGCGTAGCCCTTGAAGTAGAAATAGCGAGTGAAAGTGAAGAGGAAACCAAGCGCGGCGGAGATGCAAGGATGCTTAAGACCTCCCAACACCAGAAGCACAAACAACATAGGCATCATTTCGAGAGAGTTCTGATGGCCTCTCTGCACACAGTTGAACACTTTTGCATCTTTGTTCTCCGATTCCGACGCATACATGGTCGGATACGGCACCTTGTACCTGCGGCGGTGGTGACCATTTCCAATTAATTGACGATAAACGATAATCAATTTGACAAACGATAATGGTAATTATGCTGACGAGAGAGAGATTCGAACGTAGCTACAAAGGCTACAAAGGTGAATCACTCCTCTAACCAACTCGATTAACTCGATTCCAAACAAATAAAGATGGAATAATTACGCTAAATTCATTTACACTGTAGGAGAGATATTCAAACATAGCTACACAGGTAGATCACACAACTTTAGCCAACTCAACTAACTCAATTTCAAAAAACTAACAATAGATGATAATAAATTTGACTAAATAGGATAATTATGCTAAATTTAAGTACActccgagagagagagaaagattcgAACTCAGCTACAAATGCAGATCACACGGTTTTAACCAACTCACTAACTCAATTCCAAATAGTTAACAATAAATTTGACAAACGATATAATAACTACGCTAAATTCATCTGAAATACGACAAAAGAGTttcaaattaaacacaaaactCAAACTAAAATCGTGCTAATTTAGTCAACTCGACTAAATTgaggaaaggaagaaaagattTATGCATTCCTTTTTCTGGCCCTGCCAACTTTGGCGGCCATGCAGAAATTGAGAAAAGTGTAGAGAACGACGGCGAGGACTACATAGCCGTATTCTTTGGGCAGCAATTCGACTGCAGAagccattttttcttcttctcttcttcacatGGGTTTAATTTGGACATTGGGGTATCCACCTTTACCAGTCTTATACTTGTTTGCCGACTTTTTCTCCAAGACAACTCTAGAGTTTAATATTTCTACAGTCTAATACAGAGGGCTACTTTGCTCACTGCTGATGCTCACTTTCATTGATGTTGTTAGATTCGTTTGATATAATTGTTTTAACAAAATTGttatttttccttaaaaaaatatcatcatttattattattttttcatgaGACCGTATATGTTGGTGAGTTCTACttttattagagagatgatacacATAATAGTACAAATAGAAGTGTAGCACTACTCTTAATTTAATACACAAAACTTAAGATCTAAACTAGAGATTTAACGgtggtgcatttttgctcatcacCTTAAAGAATGGTAGTGCTCATCACCTATTTagatgaatataaattttgacttCTGTTTATTTACTGtacaaatatcaaaatttaaatttatctaACGATAATAAATATGGTGCTGAACATCACCATCACTTGAATtagtgagcaaaaatattcccATAAGGGTTGAGGAAAAATGCACTCACCAAGTGGGTTgacccaaaacaacaaaataaaaagataaaaatacaTGCTTGTGTAACAAGTACATTAATTTTTTAGAGTAGGAGTGGTTGGTTTTCGTGATCGACTTTTCCTCCATGCCATCCCTTTAtctttgacattttttttttcaatctttaTCTTTGACATTAACTCCAATCAATTTTCCAAAGAGTAATATTTTATGCAACTCTAAAACGGCCACACACGTGCCTTTCACGTGCTAATTCCATTGAAAAAGTAGCAGAACTACATTATTGATTGTCTTCAAATTCTAACAATTTCTAAATTACATGATTTAATGACTCATttgaagtatttttaaaataattgaaaatattataaagacatgatttttaagttccaaaagTTAAAATGCATCATGTAAGAAACATCGGTTATGTGTTTATTTCACAAAACAATTTAAGTATTTTTCTAGAACTTAcatacatttttattaaagattgATTATAAAAAGATTTTCACAAATCCAAATGGGCTCTAAATTGCAACAATTGTAACTACAAGGACGAAAGTAGACGTTTTCTACAAGTTCCAAAATCATACATTTGGCCAAAACAAAAGGAACAagagaacaaaacaaaaggggAGACGAAAacaacacaagaaagtagccaTTACATACAAAGATACAAGCCATAACATTCCACATAAACATTGTAAAATCCCTAGAGGCAGAGGGCCTAAGAGCAACTCTACCGTTGCAAAGGCCCTCTAGGGCAAGTCACTATTGAATAGCCtataatgaacagtaactgtcttaatgaacagtaactgtcttttgcatctccaccccttcACTGAATAGCCCtgacaataggcaataaaatattagtatttttttattttataaaataatacaaaataattttatttgtaatttcgggtATGATTTTTAATAGGTCTCGTtgtaccacgtgtcattaaataaaaaattacaacccaaagtatttaagaaaatataaaattacgGTGTAAGTTGGAAGATAATGATAACATACTTATAGaaaattaaatcaatttttttttttggatttttttaattaaaattttactttttttttattaattttttatattgtgGCTGACATCACCATGACATTAGCCTTGCATCACATGGCCTTTGGGCTGGCAACTCGTGTCGGGCCTCTCCCTCTAGCCTGCTCGCCAGCACATGCTAGATCAAGTTGCTCGGGCTTTCTGGTCCTGTTTGAGAGCCAGTCCATCGGGCTATTGCCCACGGTGAAACTGCTCTAAACGTACGATGACGACTTAGCCTATGTTTTGCAGAGTTTGCACTTCTGACTGCGACGCAATTCCTGATTGATTGTGTTAGACTTCCCAATTTTTCCCGTCGAAATACTTAATCTCAACGCAAGTGAGTGTTCCAGGATCAACACACCTAAACGTGATTGTGACCCCATCAGGGTTCTCGCGTTGATAATAGAATGAAGTTATCCCACAAACTTTACAGAACATGTGCTTTGCAGTATGAGTACCGAAGGTGTTGGTTGTAAGAAACTGCTCAGAATCACCACAAAGTTTAAATCTTTCAACAGGGACAACGAAAGCGATGGTACCCCTTATAGAGCAATTCGAGCAGTTGCAACTCGTAGCCACAACACTGCTAGGTGCCTTCACTCGCCATCTTACATTCTTGCAGTGGCACCCGCCTTCATGTACTACCATTGTAGAGTCCatgtgtgacagcccgtcccttaTTATCATTTTCGAAAGTGTGAAATTACTAAATACCCTTAAACGTTTTAAAGAATTAGAACTTTAGGGTTTGTTTAATTACCCTAGTTTTTAAGCGTGGATAATTTTTGTACGTTTTGTTTGCTCGTGTTTGAAAGATTGTGGCTTGTGGACCACATACACTCATGGGATACACAGAAACCatccctttttcttcttctttcccgtGATTCCCTCAAAcactcactctcactctctctctcccttcgaacactctctctctctctctcttcatacGGACCATCATCAAAGTTCATCAAAACTTCACAGATCGAAGAAACAAAGATCACCATCGTCTTCGTCTCATCGATACGAGTTCATccatacccatttcaggtaagaacttCAACGTTTTCACGTCCAACCACTCACCTCCGAGTTTGACACTATTCATCAACTTTgtattggttgatttttaggagttttcaagcttgtaggaagcttcTGGAGGTCCTTAGGAGGCTCGGCGTAGTTCGTTGGaggtttttggacgtaagaataTCGAGATCGAAAAGTTCAAGTTTGACCCGTGCCTTTCGAgtcgttttccggccaaaccacggagaGTTAGACGTCGTGCGAGGTACCATtatcttcgtctcttcgagaaatacaactttcgtttttgtttcacccaatttcgttgagtattaaagaagttatactcatttaaatcttacccagtttccggcgagtccgacggctttcgaggctttttccggtGAATTACCGGCTAGTTAAGGGTCGAGAAGGGTATATATATGTTCGTCTCGTCAATATATTCAGTTTGATATAAAGTACgttgaaaatggtgaagaaatgacaaagttatggcaatttgaaaaactgcccagaaaccggcgaaaccagtccggcgagccgaGGAAGAAGACGCGCGTGGGCGCGCGTGGACCGCCACTTTgggcggcgcgtgggggcgcgtccgGCATCCGACCGGCGCGTGGTTGGTACGTACGCGTTCGTGTCGTCGAGTAgatcgatttcatatatttataccctaggtttgagcaaattatgagcattttatttaggtttccgttatgtgctttaattaatgttatttagttatttcacatataggggaaacttatTCCGAGGATTttcgaggccaagctaggctcgggggctacgacccaacgacgtacttgtgagtgggtagttgtttatacctatatatatttatagtttccataaatgcgtatttacttcatTTTTACGCCTATATTGCCTAGtatcattattgtgatataaattgtgataaatgctgctatatggttgtgatattactgtcatggcattcatacatacttgtgtacatgctcatcttgctgcacccggtgttagtactcgccccagggccagagtcagtccttcacgtgtatgttcacatccgcaccgttcgctcaccttggatccaagtttaggtgccagtcttgtcgggtagattgcattaggcgatctgacttgtatgtgatgtgcttttgcaccagttttcacgtgatcgtagtactagagcatattgattacacccagtcctgttcgtgtcagaaacCATCTGTCCGAACttgtgtgtcagcttagatggatgagcacttagttgTATTGATTATCACTTGATTATTATTGTGGCATATGATACATCATTGACTTGGCATAATTCTGGTTATATGGTTTATATATATTGGATttcatacttacgtagtatgttttgaggaaactatacttattttacggcgaggggttagtatattcaaagataaaggttttcttataagcattgttttactgacccactcaattttgttttgcgcccctccatgtATAAGATaacagagctttggtggccacgaggaatctaacgatgttctgacagaattcataaaagtaggactcaccctcgggtgtttcatcttagtaattgtattctTTAAAGTTTTTGAaatgtgtaaatggttacgtcactctcacgtgacgaccagcatgccctccttcgggatggGGTGTGCCACCATGCCTCACGATTTTAAGTCTTCAACAGCGCTAATGAACATGATTATTTCTTCGAATTTCTAAATGCacactgacacaccccgatcttaAAATCAAGGCGTGATGGCCGtaacgtgagcgtgacgtagccaaaagtgcgacacggaagcaagagataatagaaatatgaaggaatttaaaccaACCACTAGCAGTAATAACCTACTAGCATAAAAGAGTGAGTTCTAAAGTAAAACACACGAATTCAGGGCGTAGGTATCAAGTGCAGTCTcgtaggactataattaaaagtacaacacctgcaggtgagtcctacatgcagaacgtctgtcagaacgccgaaaaagacctcgtgagcaaccaactgctaactagaacctggaagggcccaaaacaaagatgagtgggtcagtaaaatcaaagattttccaaaacatttcctttaaaacatttctaacccctcaccgtaaaacctataTACTTTTCcagaaatttattataaaacatatatacatatatcatcaAACTCAGCTCACAATCTTTCAACGcttttcagaaagaatatgccatgccatgccatgccaaaatataatatgaatgcatcgatataaatcaggtgaaataataaatcaaccggagactctacaatggtcctgtacggctgattctatagctcaatatcccactcaaccggagtcaccacaatgacctatacggccctactctgcacgtcactcggaactacgtaaggtagtctgtacgatgaaaggtgtaagaatacgctctagtgcttctctcatcaatcatcggcgcgcataactaaggtcacccactagtcggaatcacatctagtgatttATATGACTAGCATGTCgaaaccctcacatggtctgtacgacattcaCCTACTTGGATTCAAGGCGAgtgtgcggtgtggtgaataatataagcactaacacctagggtgcatgttatgagctttcaatgcaattcacataaataaatcgtatgaataatgtaaaaactcacatgtgcgtccacagcgtcaattcatatatatatgcatcaattatcaattcaaatatctcatca belongs to Malus sylvestris chromosome 17, drMalSylv7.2, whole genome shotgun sequence and includes:
- the LOC126610833 gene encoding NADH dehydrogenase [ubiquinone] iron-sulfur protein 1, mitochondrial-like — translated: MGLGSLASRAMRPTASRLLSSQNPRPFFSFHRVVSTTPELQNADQSASAPQPDPPADLSPRTPVGGARVHFPNPEDAIEVFVDGYPVKIPKGFTVLQACEVAGVDIPRFCYHSRLSIAGNCRMCLVEVEKSPKPVASCAMPAMPGMKIKTDTPIAKKAREGVMEFLLMNHPLDCPICDQGGECDLQDQSMAFGSDRGRFTEVKRSVVDKNLGPLVKTVMTRCIQCTRCVRFATEVAGVQDLGMLGRGSGEEIGTYVEKLMTSELSGNVIDICPVGALTSKPFAFKARNWELKGTETIDVTDAVGSNIRIDSRGPEVLRIVPRLNEDINEEWISDKTRFCYDGLKRQRLNDPMIRGADGRFKPVSWRDALAVVAEMAHQVKPEEIVGVAGQLSDAESMMALKDFLNKMGSNNVWCEANGSNHDADLRSGYILNSTIAGLEKADAFLLVGTQPRVEAAIVNARIRKTVQANHAKVGYVGPPADFNYDHEHLGTGPQTLLEIAERRHPFSSVLANAKNPAIIVGAGVFERKDKDAIFSAVEAIGKYANVVRPDWNGFNVLLLKAAQAAALDLGLVPESENSIESAKFVYLMGADDTNLEKVPSDAFVVYQGHHGDRGVYRANVILPAAAFSEKEGTYVNTEGCSQQTVPAVPTVGDARDDWKIIRALSEVAGVRLPYDTLGAIRSRIRTVAPNILQVDEREPATFSLSIKPESTQKVDTTPFGTAVENFYMTDSITRASKIMAQCSSLLLKK
- the LOC126610662 gene encoding uncharacterized protein LOC126610662 isoform X2, with protein sequence MTSAVELLPKEYGYVVLTVVLYTFLNFWMAAQVGRARKRYKVPYPTMYASESENKDAKVFNCVQRGHQNSLEMMPMLFVLLVLGGLKHPCISAALGFLFTFTRYFYFKGYATGDPINRLAIGKYGFLAIFGLIGCTISFGVSLLLRG
- the LOC126610664 gene encoding uncharacterized protein LOC126610664, producing the protein MDSTMVVHEGGCHCKNVRWRVKAPSSVVATSCNCSNCSIRGTIAFVVPVERFKLCGDSEQFLTTNTFGTHTAKHMFCKVCGITSFYYQRENPDGVTITFRCVDPGTLTCVEIKYFDGKNWEV